One genomic region from Xenopus laevis strain J_2021 chromosome 2L, Xenopus_laevis_v10.1, whole genome shotgun sequence encodes:
- the LOC121399717 gene encoding piggyBac transposable element-derived protein 4-like codes for MAKRFFTVEEAAALCMASSSEEFSDSDSEYVPPESESDSSTDESPGSSSTVTALEEPMELEQDVEEEVEDQEEGGRADAATGGEPAYAQAWHPTDIAEMKRFVGLTLAMGLIKVNSLESYWDTTTVLSIPIFSATMPRNRYQLLLRFLRFNDNSRALPPNDPSHERLHKLRPLIDSLSERFATVYTPSQNICIDESLLLFKGHLHFRQYIPSKRARYGIKFYKLCESSSGYTNRFLIYEGKDSQLDPPGCPLDLTVSGKIVWELITPLLGRGYHLYVDNFYTSILLFKTLHCLDTPACGTINRNRKGLPRELLDKKLNRGEMYSLRNDELLAIKFLDRKNFFMLTTIHDTSVIEEQRAGRPPKSKPLCSKEYSKYMGGVDRTDQLQHYYDATRKTKAWYKKVGIYLIQMALRNSYVVYKAAVPGPKLSYYKYQLQIIPALLFGGLEEAVPEMRASDNVARLVGKHFIDTLPPTPGKPRAQKACKVCHKRGIRRDTRYYCPKCPRNPGLCFRPCFEIYHTQLHY; via the exons ATGGCAAAAAGGTTTTTTACTGTTGAAGAGGCTGCTGCCCTATGCATGGCCTCCAGCTCAGAGGAGTTTAGTGACTCTGATTCTGAGTATGTGCCCCCTGAATCAGAAAGTGACTCTTCTACTGATGAGTCACCAGGTAGTAGTAGCACGGTTACTGCCCTTGAGGAGCCCATGGAGTTGGAGCAGGATGTAGAAGAGGAGGTTGAGGATCAGGAAGAGGGTGGAAGGGCTGATGCTGCAACTGGAGGAGAGCCTGC ATATGCTCAGGCGTGGCATCCCACTGATATTGCTGAAATGAAGAGGTTTGTGGGACTTACTCTAGCTATGGGGCTTATAAAAGTAAATTCCCTGGAGtcctactgggataccactactgTGCTATCCATTCCAATCTTTTCTGCCACAATGCCTAGAAACCGGTATCAGCTACTGCTCCGGTTTCTGCGATTCAATGATAATTCTAGGGCTTTACCCCCTAATGATCCTTCCCATGAGAGGCTGCATAAATTGAGGCCCCTAATAGACAGCCTGTCTGAGCGATTCGCAACAGtgtacaccccctcccaaaacatTTGTATTGACGAGTCCCTTCTCCTCTTCAAAGGGCACCTACACTTCCGTCAGTACATCCCAAGCAAGCGTGCCCGCTATGGGATCaaattttataaactttgcgAAAGCAGCTCGGGGTACACCAACCGCTTTTTGATTTACGAAGGAAAGGACTCACAATTAGACCCACCTGGTTGTCCCCTTGACCTGACTGTCAGTGGCAAAATTGTGTGGGAGCTCATCACTCCACTATTaggccgaggttaccacttatacgtggataacttttacaccaGCATCCTCCTATTCAAAACCCTACATTGTTTAgacaccccagcctgtggcaccaTAAATCGTAACCGTAAAGGATTGCCCAGGGAACTCCTCGACAAAAAACTGAACCGTGGAGAAATGTATTCCCTAAGAAATGATGAGCTCCTTGCCATCAAATTTTTGGatagaaaaaattttttcatgctGACGACCATCCACGACACGTCAGTAATTGAAGAACAGAGAGCTGGTAGGCCCCCAAAATCTAAGCCTCTCTGTAGCAAGgagtacagtaagtacatgggTGGTGTTGACAGAACAGATCAACTCCAACATTATTACGATGCCACCCGAAAAACAAAGGCCTGGTACAAGAAAGTTGGCATATACCTTATTCAAATGGCCCTTCGAAATTCATATGTTGTCTATAAGGCAGCAGtaccaggccccaaattgtcTTATTATAAGTACCAGTTGCAGATAATCCCTGCCCTGTTGTTTGGTGGTCTAGAGGAGGCAGTGCCTGAGATGCGTGCCAGTGACAACGTGGCCCGATTGGTGGGGAAGCATTTTATAGACACGCTTCCACCAACTCCTGGAAAACCAAGAGCCCAAAAAGCCTGCAAGGTGTGCCACAAAAGGGGTATCAGACGAGATACACGGTACTATTGCCCAAAGTGCCCTCGCAACCCCGGGTTATGTTTCAGaccatgttttgaaatataccacACTCAGCTGCACTACTGA